In Pararge aegeria chromosome 17, ilParAegt1.1, whole genome shotgun sequence, one genomic interval encodes:
- the LOC120630788 gene encoding sepiapterin reductase: MASSSSVADMTGPSFCVVTGASQGIGRAISIEIAKCFYPGSLMLLLARNYQELSITADSCESGNVKVIHKSVDLSTASEEDMMDILKNALAGYQINNFKRALIFHNVGSLGNLAIETSRMENVPEMRKYYDLNVFKVISLNTQFLKLFEDVVEQVVIVNITSLCAIKPMGGMAYYCSAKAAREMYFRVLAEEKKNIKVLNYSPGPVETAMIENVLEEAINKNLREVFTSFKNQGTLLKPEVTARKCVAVLLAAKFSPGEHVDYFDDE; the protein is encoded by the coding sequence ATGGCGTCATCATCATCTGTTGCAGACATGACAGGGCCATCTTTCTGTGTTGTAACAGGAGCGTCTCAAGGTATAGGTCGTGCAATCTCTATAGAAATCGCAAAATGCTTCTATCCTGGATCCCTTATGTTATTGTTGGCGCGCAATTACCAAGAGCTTTCTATTACTGCTGATTCATGCGAGTCTGGAAATGTCAAAGTTATACATAAGTCTGTTGATCTATCTACTGCATCCGAGGAGGATATGATGGATATCCTGAAAAATGCCTTAGCTGGATATCaaataaacaactttaaaaGAGCTTTAATTTTCCATAATGTTGGCTCTCTTGGCAATTTAGCAATTGAAACTTCCCGCATGGAGAACGTACCAGAGATGCGTAAATATTACGATTTGAatgtatttaaagtaatttCCCTTAACACTCAGTTCCTCAAACTGTTTGAAGATGTTGTAGAACAGGTTGTTATCGTTAATATAACATCTTTATGTGCTATCAAACCTATGGGAGGTATGGCTTATTACTGCAGTGCAAAAGCAGCACGAGAAATGTATTTCAGAGTATTGGCAGaggaaaagaaaaatatcaaagtcCTAAACTACTCACCAGGGCCAGTTGAAACAGCTATGATTGAAAATGTACTGGAAGAGgccataaataaaaatctcagGGAGGTGTTCACATCCTTTAAAAACCAAGGTACACTGTTAAAGCCGGAAGTTACAGCCAGAAAGTGTGTGGCAGTTTTGTTGGCTGCAAAATTTTCTCCCGGAGAACACGTTGATTATTTTGATGATGAGTAA
- the LOC120630787 gene encoding mitochondrial 2-oxoglutarate/malate carrier protein-like, giving the protein MGDKKPDRKPIPGWLNFVFGGMSGMMGICVVQPADLVKTRMQLMGPKGDKSVMTTVSGILKNEGVSGFYKGLSAALFRQATYTTARLGIFNSINDYYTSSHGAPSFPMKLVIGMVAGGLAAFVGNPAEVALIRMTADGRLPPDQRRNYKNVFNALSRIISEEGAATLFRGASATATRAMVVNGAQLGSYSQAREQLLPVLGQGIVLHFIASLISGLTTALASLPVDIVKTRVQNSAKGVNQFQVLGSIIKEEGVLTLWRGFIPTYAKMGPLTVLMFIFLEQWNALYYRLTE; this is encoded by the exons ATGGGAGACAAAAAACCAGACCGGAAACCTATACCAGGATGGTTGAACTTTGTATTCGGAGGAATGAGTGG CATGATGGGCATATGCGTGGTTCAACCAGCTGACTTGGTAAAGACGAGGATGCAGCTTATGGGCCCAAAAGGTGACAAGTCTGTGATGACAACCGTATCTGGCATACTTAAGAACGAAGGCGTTTCTGGGTTCTACAAGGGGCTTAGCGCTGCATTGTTCAGACAAGCTACATATACGACTGCGAGACTGGGTATCTTCAACAGCATAAACGATTATTATACGAG tTCGCACGGTGCTCCGAGTTTCCCAATGAAGCTGGTAATCGGCATGGTTGCGGGAGGACTGGCCGCGTTCGTCGGCAATCCAGCGGAAGTGGCTCTCATCCGCATGACGGCTGACGGTCGCCTGCCACCCGATCAGCGACGGAACTACAAGAATGTATTTAATGCGCTTTCCAG GATAATTTCTGAGGAAGGCGCGGCGACGTTGTTTAGGGGCGCGAGCGCGACCGCCACCCGAGCCATGGTGGTGAACGGAGCGCAACTGGGGAGCTACTCACAG GCGCGGGAACAGCTGTTGCCAGTTTTAGGCCAAGGGATCGTCCTACATTTTATCGCTTCCCTGATCTCCGGATTGACTACAGCCTTAGCTTCTCTGCCTGTAGACATCGTGAAGACACG TGTACAGAATTCAGCAAAAGGGGTCAACCAGTTTCAAGTACTGGGCAGCATAATAAAGGAGGAAGGAGTTCTCACCCTGTGGAGGGGGTTCATCCCCACGTACGCCAAGATGGGACCCCTGACCGTGCTCATGTTTATATTCTTGGAACAATGGAATGCGTTATATTATAGGCTCACTGAATAA
- the LOC120630789 gene encoding uncharacterized protein LOC120630789 isoform X2 produces MGGRKSLFIFLMSLAWKCRFSMPLLLSGTVALLGQAWMFQIRVHTVHRLHENELAYYDENDDEDDSWETESTDSWETIVEEVAYG; encoded by the exons ATGGGGGGTCGCAAGAGCCTGTTCATCTTTCTGATGAGCCTGGCGTGGAAGTGCCGCTTCAGCATGCCGTTGCTGCTGAGCGGCACCGTCGCGCTGCTCGGGCAGGCCTGGATGTTCCAGATCAGAGTGCACACTGTGCACCGGCTGCATGAGAACGAG CTGGCGTATTACGATGAGAACGACGACGAAGACGACTCCTGGGAGACGGAGTCCACGGACTCTTGGGAGACCATCGTAGAGGAAGTGGCTTACGGCTGA